From the Carya illinoinensis cultivar Pawnee chromosome 4, C.illinoinensisPawnee_v1, whole genome shotgun sequence genome, one window contains:
- the LOC122307695 gene encoding inhibitor of trypsin and hageman factor isoform X2, translating to MESECPGKNSWPELVGASGEAAAEKIEAENSNVHATVLLEGTPVTRDFRCDRVRVWVKESGVVYAVPRVG from the exons ATGGAATCTGAATGTCCAG GTAAGAACTCATGGCCGGAGCTGGTTGGAGCAAGTGGCGAGGCTGCAGCGGAAAAGATAGAAGCAGAGAATAGCAACGTGCATGCAACTGTGCTGCTGGAAGGGACGCCGGTGACTAGGGACTTTAGGTGTGACAGGGTCAGGGTTTGGGTTAAGGAGAGTGGTGTTGTTTATGCAGTTCCTCGAGTtggatag
- the LOC122307695 gene encoding inhibitor of trypsin and hageman factor isoform X1: MASECPGKNSWPELVGASGEAAAEKIEAENSNVHATVLLEGTPVTRDFRCDRVRVWVKESGVVYAVPRVG; this comes from the exons ATGGCATCTGAATGTCCAG GTAAGAACTCATGGCCGGAGCTGGTTGGAGCAAGTGGCGAGGCTGCAGCGGAAAAGATAGAAGCAGAGAATAGCAACGTGCATGCAACTGTGCTGCTGGAAGGGACGCCGGTGACTAGGGACTTTAGGTGTGACAGGGTCAGGGTTTGGGTTAAGGAGAGTGGTGTTGTTTATGCAGTTCCTCGAGTtggatag